The stretch of DNA TGTTGAGGAAAGTATACGCTGGAactgtgtgtatgtgtgtgggCTAAACGCCGCAGGAATTTTCTGGAAAAAGCAAGCACTGCTTGGGTGGTCGATAGCATAcacattttttgtgtgtgtcGAGAGCTTTTTTATGACAAGGTGATAAGCGAGCGGAGGAAATAGAAAACAAACAGCGCAGTACAATTAGTGATTACTTCCTACAGTACTTCCAGCATGTTATAATTAGTACACATGGCCAAGATATTCTTGGCTGGTCATGCGCTACATTGAAATAGCTTTCATTACACTTGTCTTACACTTTCTCTACTATCTTTcatacagtacatatatgatTCTTTTCTGAGCTAAGTATAGATTTTGCTAAATATGATAAAATGACTCGTGACATATTTGTCGTGAAAGAAGGTTTCAAAACTAATAATCTTTACGATGTAATCATCTGCAGATGTCTGCTCTATTATGacatgttaaaaaattattccaAGCTGAGAGTAAGACTTTGGTTAAAACTCTCTAGAAATGAAAACTTCAGCAAATCTTAGGCATTGACTAGTACCGGTATGTGACTTACATGTGTGAGGGTAATTGACTAGTACCGGTATGTGACTTACATGTGTGAGGGTAATTGACTAATACCGGTATGTGACTTACATGTGTGAGGGTAATTGACTAATACCGGTATGTGACTTACATGTGTGAGGGTAATTGACTAATACCGGTATGTGACTTACATGTGTGAGGGTAATTGACTAGTACCGGTATGTAACATACATGTGTGAGGGTAATTGACTAGTACCGGTATGTAACATACATGTGTGAGGGTAATTGACTAATACCGGTATGTGACTTACATGTGTGAGGGTAATTGACTAGTACCGGTATGTGACTTACATGTGTGAGGGTAATTGACTAGTACCGGTATGTGACTTACATGTGTGAGGGTAATTGACTAGTACCGGTATGTGACTTACATGTGTGAGGGTAATTGACTAGTACCGGTATGTGGCTTACATGTGTGAGGGTAATTGTGCACAGAATTTATTAAAAGATTGTGCCCAAGTTACTGCCGGATACATACAAGCCGGCAGGGCTGGGTAGCGTGCTACTTGACACTGTTAAATATTGTCGCGACACTCACTACAGATGTGTTGACATTTTTGTTAGCTGTGTTCCGAGCATTACCAGTTTCACTCCTCGTCTTATCAGAACGTTTAGCACGATGTCCGGCGTACAAACGTTTGCCAATATCTTCTGCTTCAGCGGCACTAACACATCGGAAGGAAGGTGCTGGCTCTAGCTGTAAGATTAGACACACTCAGTAGCCAGAACAGCTATCAGCTTATAATTTTCATGTAAGATGACTACAAAATTATAAAGGATAGCATAGATGCTAGATATGGTAGACAAGGTAGACATGGGTTTGGGAAATCTAATGACTGGCATACTTCTATTGGTTTGGTACATTGTATGGTTGTAAGTACATTGTATGGTTGTAAGTACAATGAAGTGACTTACTATAGGCTCAGAAAAGATGCTGATGTAGAATTCATGTGTGCGAgtaaaataaatgcatataaGAGCATTCACTATTGTGCTTAGCGTAACATATCAGCTTTGTTACTAGCGTAACATGTCAACTCTGCTACTAGCGTAACATATCAGCTCGGTTACTAGTGTGACAGATTGGTGTAACATTTTGGCATAAAATAGTGGTCCTGCTACTAGCGTCGTGTGATTATGACTTCACCCTCAGACATCTAGAACTACATTTAACAAAGAGTTATTTAGCAGGAGActaaaatgaatgaatgaataaactAATAAATGACATAGTCATGGTATGAGTCTGATTAAGTAATTGTTGaagaaaatatttgttttaccaGAACAATCATTAGAGGTTGCTTGTGAACAGAAGgtttaaaacacaaaaataatttttacctCTGGAGACGTGTAATTCTGTTTAGATGATTTAAGAATCGCTTCCCTTAGCTTCTTCTCACTTTTGGCAATTCTCAACTGGTCAAGATTTGGGTAGTCGGCTGAAACAATAAGCAAATACTGTTGTACCAACTATTCGTCAGACTATTCGTCAGACTATTCGTCAGACTATTCGTCAGACTATTCGTCAGACTATTCGTCAGACTATTCGTCAGACTATTCGCCAGACTATTCGTCAGACTATTCGTCAGACTATTCGTCAGACTATTCGTCAGACTATTCCTCAGACAATTCCTCAGACTATTCCTCAGACTATTCCTCAGACTATTCCTCAGACTATTCCTCAGACTATTCCTCAGACTATTCCTCAGACTATTCCTCCGACTATTCCCCCGACTATCCCCCAGACTATTCCCCAGACTATTCCCCAGACTATTCCCCAGACTATTCCCCAGACTATTCCTCAGACTATTCCTCAGACTATTCCTCAGACTATTCCTCAGACTATTCCTCAGACTATCCCTCAGACTATCCCTCAGACTATCCCTCAGACTATCCCTCAGACTACCCCTCAGACTATTCCTCAGACTATTCCTCAGACTATTCCTCAGACTATTACTCAGACTATTTCTCGGACAGTGAGTGGGCCAGTCTGCAACTGACACAAAGACTTGTAGGCTCAAAGTTTTCATTTCATAGAGGTTTCATTTCATAGAGGTTTCATTTAATAGAGGTTTCatctattataaaatatataagcaTGAAAGAATTTGACTTTTGAATTGTGTAAAGTAATAAAATGATCTTGACCTCAGCCATGGAGCCATCCATTCTATGAAACCATAAAACTACTGTATCTATCTTATAGAACCATATAACTATCTATTCTATAAAACTATCTATCCTATAGAACTATCTATCCTATAGAACCGTCAAACTTTCTATCCCAT from Watersipora subatra chromosome 2, tzWatSuba1.1, whole genome shotgun sequence encodes:
- the LOC137388827 gene encoding uncharacterized protein; translated protein: MVYRTSADYPNLDQLRIAKSEKKLREAILKSSKQNYTSPELEPAPSFRCVSAAEAEDIGKRLYAGHRAKRSDKTRSETADKGRDIRKSAERLHGELPYTAQVRYSKDPVRFIGRHKFVYDVAQTQPVQH